One genomic segment of Sphaerodactylus townsendi isolate TG3544 linkage group LG07, MPM_Stown_v2.3, whole genome shotgun sequence includes these proteins:
- the LG07H18orf54 gene encoding lung adenoma susceptibility protein 2, which yields MARRCLSRSNNSLESGSSIQYKDRLYKSASQALEDYIKDYDLSLASPDIKPGKICINQSTPRDLKPPKDRFQQKCALEDFEQRAIKVPISPPSRRKTTRDPDMLSLTTDDLLAFPPDGSVSFNQVTALRPERQNSKSKRKSQTSASCVHHQTSSFGSEGEMSFPGDPVISSSYKDFSRKVSTKHTFHRYRSDASGRPLQNRLTEQEESEPVFHKNYPRWLTSQKSDLSVSEISSLPDFKYPAWLDSHNLLPDSATESFSQTSEGGSDFSHLQGSQKRTSVQNLSGSNDFRHPEWNGLVDLQNKDTVVRNCHHDCRRVCFAPDGLGEDQHSWRENDPKAPLKVKRTPESSADELASALNNGGSPCTVDNLEAERSWDNVPVGLKSPVPVCCEDNSPPSSKASIVNGFLEDCLQNSSQESTFSGGNHHGPVEALKLMLFNLQAFQRSFDLKKTAEQNEESEKASHEDVDLRQCDNDIIPVTRSLQRALHHLSRLKGLVEDTCGKEELKRS from the exons ATGGCGAGGCGTTGCCTCAGTAGAAGCAACAATTCCTTGGAGTCAGGCAGCTCAATCCAGTACAAGGACAGGCTGTACAAATCCGCATCGCAAGCTTTGGAGGACTATATTAAAGATTACGATCTCAGTCTTGCGTCTCCAGACATAAAACCTGGGAAGATCTGCATTAACCAGAGCACTCCTAGAGACTTAAAACCTCCGAAGGATCGTTTCCAGCAAAAATGTG CTCTGGAAGACTTTGAACAGCGGGCAATAAAAGTTCCTATTTCTCCACCTTCGAGAAGGAAAACTACTCGTGACCCAGACATGCTCAGTCTCACAACAGATGACCTCCTGGCCTTTCCTCCTGACGGTTCCGTGTCTTTTAACCAAGTCACCGCCTTACGGCCCGAACGTCAGAATAGCAAATCGAAGAGGAAATCCCAGACTTCTGCCTCGTGTGTTCATCACCAGACCTCATCCTTTGGCAGCGAAGGAGAAATGAGTTTTCCTGGAGATCCGGTTATTTCCTCTTCTTACAAAGACTTTAGCAGAAAGGTGTCCACAAAACATACGTTTCACAGATACCGTTCTGACGCCTCAGGGCGTCCTCTGCAAAATCGCTTGACTGAGCAGGAGGAGTCGGAGCCTGTTTTTCATAAGAACTATCCGAGGTGGCTTACGAGTCAAAAATCTGACTTGAGTGTTTCAGAGATAAGCAGCCTTCCGGATTTCAAGTACCCAGCTTGGCTCGACAGCCATAATCTCCTGCCAGATTCAGCTACTGAAAGTTTTTCCCAGACTAGTGAAGGGGGAAGTGATTTTTCCCATTTGCAAGGGAGTCAGAAGCGGACCAGTGTTCAAAATCTGAGCGGATCGAACGACTTTAGACATCCTGAGTGGAATGGTTTGGTGGACCTACAAAATAAGGACACTGTTGTGAGAAACTGCCACCATGATTGCCGGAGGGTGTGTTTTGCACCTGATGGTTTGGGAGAGGACCAGCATTCATGGAGAG AGAATGATCCCAAGGCCCCACTGAAGGTAAAGAGAACGCCGGAGTCCTCTGCTGATGAATTAGCCAGCGCCCTGAACAATGGCGGCAGTCCTTGTACGGTGGACAACCTGGAGGCTGAAAGATCGTGGGATAATGTTCCAGTTGGTTT GAAATCTCCTGTGCCTGTGTGCTGTGAAGATAACTCTCCACCGTCCTCCAAAGCAAGCATTGTTAATGGGTTTTTAGAAGATTGTCTACAGAATAGTAGTCAG GAGAGTACTTTTTCAGGGGGGAACCATCATGGGCCTGTGGAAGCTCTGAAGCTAATGCTGTTTAATCTTCAAGCATTTCAGCGAAGTTTTGACCTGAAGAAGACCGCTGAACAAAACGAAGAGTCTGAAAAA GCTTCCCACGAAGACGTTGATTTGAGGCAGTGCGACAACGATATAATCCCTGTAACAAGGTCCCTTCAGAG